The Phragmites australis chromosome 1, lpPhrAust1.1, whole genome shotgun sequence genomic interval TAATCGTTGTCAAGCACGTACGACTGGTCGCTCAAGCTAGTCGTGAGTTAGCGTGCTCCATCCTTCTGGTCGCTCGAGTGGTCGCGAAGCCTAGTCGCTTGCGTTGTCGCGAATCCGGAGTGATCGTGCACGTGATCCAGTGGTCGGACCCAACAGCTCGGTCAGCGGCGACGAGGTGGTTTTAGTCCCGGGCATTGTGAGCAACAGAATTTGGAGAGTGTGTTGACCCAACGGGTGTTAGCTCTACATTGTTGTACTGAAGCTGGAAGACAGAGGGATCCCGGTATACCGAAACTTATGAGGATACAACACTGGTATGTTTATCTATCACTGCACCATGGTATCTTGGTCTGTTCAGTTCAGATATATTATTCAGAGGGCAATCTGTTGGTGTTCTAGTGTCTAAGATCCTACTTTCAAGTGCTATAAGCTCAGGGCATTATATCTCACTAGTTAAATTTGAGAAATTGATTGACCAAGCGGTTAGTACTCTGAGCAATACACTACAGCTCCTTGCTCGTGACTCCTTTCCCACAGGCTAAAGATCCCCAGCCATTCCTTCCAGGTATCCGCTCCTCAATTATTATCAGTGCAGAAATGCCCAGCCTTCATCTCAGTTTCAGATACCTTTTGATGGAGTTGAATGGCCGGATGCTGCAGATTTTCTTGAAACCAGCGTGATAAGCACAAAGGATAGTAAAAATTGCAGGACAGTGGTGGAAGCCATCCCCTCTAGTAGATTATTGGACCTCACAGCACCTTTCCAAATGGAACATATGAAAATGAAAACATTTTTGGCATTAGTAGTGATTTAGCTATTCACTCCAACTTCTACAGAAAGTTCACATAATTTTTCATGGAGGGCGGGTTAGCATTGGGTAGGGCCCCCAGCTTGTAACATGGAACAATTGTTCGTTCTAAATTATGATATGTATATGCAACCTCAAACCAAGACAAAGTCTTATGAGTTACAATAAAATTAATGAAATATAAGCAGTAGCAGTTGTATTTTCTTCCGATCACTGTAGTATTTTCTTCCGAGCAGTGCCATCGGCTAAAGTATACTTAGTGTAGGCACATCACCTTCTCGGTTTCACCTGACAAAGTAAGAACTGTTTTGGTTCATCGGCATTTCCTCATCCTTTCCTGGGTACTCCGTGCTTTGTTCTATTTCAAACCTGCTGGTTGATTGTCCAGCGAGAAAGTTCTCTGTCTCAGTGCCAAGTTGTATCCAAGGACGGTTTGAAAGTTTTCTTAATCTGCTAAGCTCCTCGGATACCTCTTTCATGGAGGGCCGGTTATCACCACACATATCCAAGCAGTGCTTCGCTAGCTCCGCAAGTCCTCTAAGCAACTCCATGCTCTCATGCCCTCTTATTTGACTGTCCAACATAGAATCGAGATTGTTCTCCTTCATAGCCAATAAGAAACTTGATGACAAGCTCCGTTGTCGCTCATGGTCGTCAAGTTTGAATGGCATCTGCCCAGTGAGGATCTCCAAAAGGACAACGCCAAAGCTATAAACATCACTCTTGTCTGTCAACCGACATGTTTGCATATATTCAGGATCCAGATAACCACATGTCCCTTCTACCATTGTCACGAACTGGGCTTCATCAGTTGGTGGTAGTATGGAGGCACCAAAATCTGATACCTTCGCCATATAATTCTCATCAAGAAGGATGTTAGAGGTCTTCACATCACCATGAAGAATTGGTGGACTTGCATAGGAATGTAAAAAAGCAAGCCCATCAGCTGCCTCGTTGACAATCCTCAGGAGAGAACTGAAAGGGATATGCGATGTGCGGTTCTTGCTATGAACAAGATCAAACAACGTCCCATTTGGGATGAATTCATAAACTAGCATCGGGACTTCCACCTCAAGGCAGCAACCAAATAGCTTAACAATGTTCTTGTGGTTGATCTGGGAAAGAATCAGCATTTCTTTTCCAAATTCTTTCTTATGCCTGTCATCAATTAGTGCACATCTTTTAATCGCCACTGGAAGACTATCCTTTATTATTCCCTTGTACACGGTGCCATGGCCTCCGTGTCCAAGAATTTGGCTTTTGTCAAATTTGTTTGTTGCTTGTTCTACCTCTGCTTCAGTAAACACAGTAAACGCAAGTCCCTGGTCTGATTTCATCTTCTCAAATAATAGGAGCCCTCCGTGTTGCTGAAAATACTGCTTCTTGACATTTGTAAATTTTCGTCTTTCAAAAATTACACGCATGCAGAAGATGGCAATCACTAGAACAATGGAGCTGATGCAAATACCTGGATAGATTAACATCAAATGGCACTTTAAATTAACTCAGCGCATTATCGTGTAATCAAAAGCATATTGAATTGATTCACTATGGTGAAAGAGACTAAACTAAGGTGACATGACATAACGATTCTTCACATAATGCACTGATGCCTGGCTGGGATTTAATTTGTCGAGTTTTGCAGGTTTTATCACTTTTCACCTTTATAGAACATACATTCCTCAATATGCTTGCTCACACCATGGCTCACATGCTGTTATCTGACACCTGTTCATGTGCTTATGTTTTTGTGGAACTGCACCCATGGACCGATTCAGGCTTTCGGCATAATGCTAACTACTAGGCCTATATACTGGCTGAGCATGACGTAAATATAgtaccctttttcttttttgggtaaatactccctccagtcattAATACTTAGCGTTTTGAATAATATTTGGTCAAACTTTTGAAGCTTTGATCATCATTAACTTTTAAAAtgtttagtttggaaacatagAAATCATATGGatagatttctt includes:
- the LOC133912043 gene encoding putative wall-associated receptor kinase-like 16 isoform X2 encodes the protein MATVLLLGVAIMLSLTSISAQPALGCQTHCGEVEIPRPFGIGTGCAIEKGFEINCTKTASGIEKPFIGNIEVLNISVSQGKTRALNTISTYCYNPNTGNMEDNRWKLNFSSWPYRFSNVDNKFIVLGCNTLGYIYNSDNIARYMTACASVCGSMADLTNGSCSGIGCCQNAIPKGLTIYKVEFETVYSDLNSSQFDPCSYAALFETKTFDFSTEYIATMRFNDTYEAKAPLVLDWAIGNVPCDVARNMPSYACHARNSECVDSANGPGYICNCTNGYEGNPYLSDGCTGICISSIVLVIAIFCMRVIFERRKFTNVKKQYFQQHGGLLLFEKMKSDQGLAFTVFTEAEVEQATNKFDKSQILGHGGHGTVYKGIIKDSLPVAIKRCALIDDRHKKEFGKEMLILSQINHKNIVKLFGCCLEVEVPMLVYEFIPNGTLFDLVHSKNRTSHIPFSSLLRIVNEAADGLAFLHSYASPPILHGDVKTSNILLDENYMAKVSDFGASILPPTDEAQFVTMVEGTCGYLDPEYMQTCRLTDKSDVYSFGVVLLEILTGQMPFKLDDHERQRSLSSSFLLAMKENNLDSMLDSQIRGHESMELLRGLAELAKHCLDMCGDNRPSMKEVSEELSRLRKLSNRPWIQLGTETENFLAGQSTSRFEIEQSTEYPGKDEEMPMNQNSSYFVR
- the LOC133912043 gene encoding putative wall-associated receptor kinase-like 16 isoform X1 — encoded protein: MATVLLLGVAIMLSLTSISAQPALGCQTHCGEVEIPRPFGIGTGCAIEKGFEINCTKTASGIEKPFIGNIEVLNISVSQGKTRALNTISTYCYNPNTGNMEDNRWKLNFSSWPYRFSNVDNKFIVLGCNTLGYIYNSDNIARYMTACASVCGSMADLTNGSCSGIGCCQNAIPKGLTIYKVEFETVYSDLNSSQFDPCSYAALFETKTFDFSTEYIATMRFNDTYEAKAPLVLDWAIGNVPCDVARNMPSYACHARNSECVDSANGPGYICNCTNGYEGNPYLSDGCTDVNECDQNPGVCPTGAACHNKIGYYRCSCPPGRKLVKETNSCDPDIHLIIGICISSIVLVIAIFCMRVIFERRKFTNVKKQYFQQHGGLLLFEKMKSDQGLAFTVFTEAEVEQATNKFDKSQILGHGGHGTVYKGIIKDSLPVAIKRCALIDDRHKKEFGKEMLILSQINHKNIVKLFGCCLEVEVPMLVYEFIPNGTLFDLVHSKNRTSHIPFSSLLRIVNEAADGLAFLHSYASPPILHGDVKTSNILLDENYMAKVSDFGASILPPTDEAQFVTMVEGTCGYLDPEYMQTCRLTDKSDVYSFGVVLLEILTGQMPFKLDDHERQRSLSSSFLLAMKENNLDSMLDSQIRGHESMELLRGLAELAKHCLDMCGDNRPSMKEVSEELSRLRKLSNRPWIQLGTETENFLAGQSTSRFEIEQSTEYPGKDEEMPMNQNSSYFVR